The following coding sequences lie in one Candidatus Paceibacterota bacterium genomic window:
- the msrB gene encoding peptide-methionine (R)-S-oxide reductase MsrB, with translation MTEDDFKEKLNPEQYRVMREKDTERPYSGRYWDHEEKGIYLCAACNNPLFTSLSKFDSETGWPSFARPAKKSHLTEIAASGGRTEVTCSKCGGHLGYLLSRTPGEKPYYQVNSASLKFLDMPELDDEDDSDQDEDNQDGSQKNASKVKGNPQTASKVKLPTISLQNMLFLVAAALAGGVLGGSYGAYLCQTSSPIVAGSSISSPVPVSTSSILLAPSTPKKLPKSAASNLSSSSSSSTSSNLSSPITATSATATGTKGTP, from the coding sequence ATGACTGAAGACGATTTTAAAGAAAAATTAAATCCGGAGCAGTATCGGGTGATGCGCGAGAAAGATACAGAACGGCCATATTCGGGAAGGTACTGGGATCATGAGGAGAAGGGAATTTATCTTTGTGCGGCCTGTAATAATCCGTTATTTACCTCTCTTTCCAAATTTGATTCGGAGACGGGCTGGCCGAGTTTTGCCAGGCCAGCCAAAAAGAGTCATCTGACAGAAATTGCCGCCTCTGGCGGTAGGACTGAAGTAACTTGCTCAAAATGCGGCGGGCATCTCGGTTACTTACTTTCAAGAACTCCCGGCGAAAAACCGTATTATCAAGTCAACTCGGCTAGTTTAAAATTTCTGGATATGCCGGAATTGGATGACGAAGATGATTCCGATCAAGATGAAGATAATCAGGACGGTTCCCAGAAGAATGCGTCAAAAGTAAAAGGTAACCCACAGACAGCTTCGAAAGTTAAGCTTCCGACCATTTCTCTTCAAAATATGCTTTTTTTAGTAGCCGCCGCTTTAGCGGGCGGAGTTCTAGGCGGCTCCTATGGTGCTTATCTTTGTCAGACTAGTTCTCCTATTGTGGCGGGCTCCTCGATAAGTAGTCCTGTTCCAGTCAGTACTTCTTCAATTTTACTTGCCCCTTCAACTCCTAAGAAACTTCCGAAATCTGCTGCTTCTAACCTTTCAAGCAGTAGCTCCTCCAGCACCAGCTCCAATCTCTCTAGCCCTATTACGGCCACCTCAGCTACAGCTACCGGCACAAAAGGCACGCCTTAA
- the dnaX gene encoding DNA polymerase III subunit gamma/tau, with protein MSETALYRKYRPKSFKEVMGQDEIVDVLQGSIKQGNIAHAYLFCGSRGTGKTTVARILAKAIGTSNNDLYEIDAASRNSVDEIRALNEAVNTLPYESKYKVYILDEVHMLSKAAFNAFLKTLEEPPSHVVFILATTEAEKLPETVVSRTQQFTFKKPSQTILKKIVEKTAKEEGYQIEAGGADLIALLGDGSFRDALGILQKIIGSTNDKKITLDEIEKVTGAPRGELVNSFVKALAEKDLEEGLATIKKAAKQNIDMKLYLKLILEKMRQILLLRYQKDLRRELAGELSASDLTFVEKLATDPTHTISSATLAEMLGIYDQIGRTHIPELPLELALIKLIEVQNKKAIS; from the coding sequence ATGTCAGAGACCGCTCTCTATCGAAAATATCGTCCAAAAAGTTTCAAGGAAGTAATGGGGCAAGATGAGATTGTAGATGTACTTCAGGGATCTATCAAACAGGGTAATATTGCTCACGCTTATTTATTTTGTGGCTCGCGGGGGACTGGGAAGACAACCGTCGCTCGCATTCTGGCTAAAGCTATTGGTACCAGTAATAATGATTTGTATGAGATTGATGCGGCTTCTAGAAATAGCGTCGATGAAATCCGGGCTTTAAATGAAGCGGTTAACACTTTGCCGTATGAATCAAAATATAAAGTCTACATTCTGGACGAAGTCCACATGCTATCAAAGGCAGCCTTCAATGCCTTTCTGAAAACTTTGGAAGAGCCGCCGTCACACGTTGTTTTTATTTTAGCTACCACGGAAGCGGAAAAGTTGCCGGAGACGGTTGTCTCTCGCACCCAGCAATTTACTTTTAAAAAACCTTCCCAAACAATTTTAAAAAAGATTGTCGAAAAGACCGCCAAGGAGGAAGGATATCAGATTGAAGCGGGCGGAGCAGATCTGATTGCCCTTTTAGGCGACGGCTCATTTCGTGACGCTCTAGGCATTTTGCAGAAAATTATCGGTTCAACTAATGATAAAAAAATTACTCTGGATGAGATTGAGAAAGTAACCGGTGCTCCGCGAGGCGAGCTTGTCAATAGTTTCGTCAAGGCCTTGGCTGAAAAGGATCTCGAAGAAGGTTTGGCCACGATTAAGAAGGCGGCCAAACAAAATATTGATATGAAACTCTATCTGAAATTAATTCTGGAGAAAATGCGCCAAATCCTTCTTCTGCGTTATCAGAAGGATTTGCGCAGAGAGCTCGCCGGCGAGCTCTCCGCTTCCGACCTCACCTTCGTTGAGAAACTGGCCACCGATCCTACTCACACCATTTCCTCCGCCACTCTGGCTGAAATGCTCGGCATCTACGACCAAATTGGCCGCACTCATATCCCCGAACTTCCACTGGAGCTGGCCCTAATCAAATTAATTGAGGTTCAAAATAAAAAAGCGATCAGTTAG